The DNA sequence TTTTATTCCTCAACATGCCTCTGGGGATGTTTCGCTCCTAAATTGTTATATCGACTTTCAACACTCGTTTATAAAGCAATTGTCGTTCCGTGACTGGAGACAACCTATCGCCTCATAACCACTCGTTGCATAACATGTTACGACGCAGCAAATGTCGTCGCCAACCAAAACGTCGAAAGGTGTTGTGCAATTTCTGAAATCTGTGCAGTAATTGAACCACGTAAATCCGAAACTGTTTGATGGTTTTCTGCCGTTTGTAACGACAACAACCTACTCTCAAACATCAACATTGCAGGCAAAACGGTCTGTTTAGTAACCATTCCAGTGCATACACCAGCCTGATTGGAACATAAATCTGATCAGTCTTACGGTTTTCTAATCTCACTTAACTTAACCACAACACAATCCGCCCAAACCAACCAAGCGGACAATCTACACACCCCCGGCCATAATACTCATCGTTGCGAATATGATCTCCTCAACGCGCTGCGCAAGGTTATCAATGTCTAGAGTTTCGCAAGAGAAGCCGCTTGGATGTTCCCACAACAAGGCGAGACAGCTCGGTCATTTTTTGCAATTCATCTTCGCTGTAGAATCGCCAAAAGTACAGAATTATTGGGAAGGACAATGCTATTGCCATCTTGACAATCAGAGAGAAAGCAAGGTTCGGAACATCGATCACGAGCGAAACTGCATATAGGATCATTGCCACTACCGACATTTTTACAATTCGCCCGACTTCGTAGTTCACGACGTACAAACGTTGTGATTTTACATGAGTGTAGATGGTCAAGAATGTGAAGGCCACAACAGTGGACACAGCAGCCCCCCAAATACCAACAATTGGTATTAAAAGCAAGTTGCATGCGGTGTTAATCGCTGCCGCCGTGAGTGTCGCCAATGCCAGGTACTTTGTCTTGTTTTCAAGGTGTAACCCAAACTGAACGTATACGTATATTCCGTTCAGAATGTAGGAAACGAGTAGTAACGGTACATATTTATGGGCTTCGGCATAGCTTGGATCTGCGGCAACAGAAATCACATCTTTAATGGTCACGGCAATTCCAAGCGACACTAAGATTTCGATAAAAACAAAATATGTGAAGATCGTGGCGAAAATTGATTTGGCGTTGGCTTCCTTTACCAAATCAAATCGTTTAGGTCCCCAAATCATCAGAAACGGCGACATGACCAACATGTTTGGCATCATTCCAAATTTGTAAGCTAACGCGTAAATCCCAACCTCCGACAGCGACATCATTCGCTGCAAGATGAACCTGTCGCCAAAGTTTAGAATGAACATTCCCAGCGTTCCCCAAACCAATGGAACACCGAACTTTAAGAGCTCGCGGGCCATTTTGAATGAGAACGTAAACTTGACCCGACGGAGAATGTAAATTGCGAATCCGATTGCCGAAACGCTCGCAGTGATTAGCCCGCTAAACAGAAGCCCCATTACACCAAGTCCCAATCCAACGATAAAATAAACGTTC is a window from the bacterium genome containing:
- a CDS encoding oligosaccharide flippase family protein, which gives rise to MFHIIKNLAKHSAIYGVADMLSRALGFLMIPLYTHYLSTSDYGTLELLDLTSYIAGMFLGMGITQAVMRFYYKYDDPEMKQHVLSVAMITLSIISVSILALLLLFSDEISTLVFDSESFSRLINIVFITFVIQLAQEVPKALLRMEEKSVLFVSISFTKTLLSLGLNVYFIVGLGLGVMGLLFSGLITASVSAIGFAIYILRRVKFTFSFKMARELLKFGVPLVWGTLGMFILNFGDRFILQRMMSLSEVGIYALAYKFGMMPNMLVMSPFLMIWGPKRFDLVKEANAKSIFATIFTYFVFIEILVSLGIAVTIKDVISVAADPSYAEAHKYVPLLLVSYILNGIYVYVQFGLHLENKTKYLALATLTAAAINTACNLLLIPIVGIWGAAVSTVVAFTFLTIYTHVKSQRLYVVNYEVGRIVKMSVVAMILYAVSLVIDVPNLAFSLIVKMAIALSFPIILYFWRFYSEDELQKMTELSRLVVGTSKRLLLRNSRH